Part of the Candidatus Omnitrophota bacterium genome is shown below.
AAAGTTAACAGCTGTGATTCTATACTAAAATCTACATTCTTTTTTGCTAATTCAATGGCTTTATCGTTAATATCAAGTGCTATGCACTTTCTACCTAAAAGTTTACATTCTACAGCAGTTGTTCCAGCACCGCAGAAATAATCTAAAACTAACTCGCCAGGCTTTGAATATTTGAGAATAACATTTCTTGGAATATAAGGAGACCAATTGCCTCTGTACTCTCCGCTATGAGTAGCCCAATTCCCCCTTTGTTTAAAGCTCCAAACCGTTGTTTGTTCTTCTCTGAATTCCTTCGGTTGCAGTCTTTTTATCTTTTTAGAAACGGATAATGAACTAACATTAACTCCTTGTGATTTTGTAATAAGCCTCTCAATGTAGCTAAATGTAACCCCATACTTCTGACCTATTTCTAAATCGGGTGTTCCTCTTGCCTTTTCTTGCAAGATCGCTTCTTGGAGTTCTCTTTCAGTTTTGAAATTTGCTTTTTGATTAGACATTGTATCTTCTTTCTACTAAGCCACCATTTCTCCTCATTCGTTTTTAGACGAAATGTATATTGATTACTAACTTATAATCTATCAAAATAATTAAAATTATTCAAGAATATTCAAAATAAAAAAGGACAGCACCACTACTAAGAGAGTGTCTGTCC
Proteins encoded:
- a CDS encoding site-specific DNA-methyltransferase, encoding MSNQKANFKTERELQEAILQEKARGTPDLEIGQKYGVTFSYIERLITKSQGVNVSSLSVSKKIKRLQPKEFREEQTTVWSFKQRGNWATHSGEYRGNWSPYIPRNVILKYSKPGELVLDYFCGAGTTAVECKLLGRKCIALDINDKAIELAKKNVDFSIESQLLT